In a genomic window of Callithrix jacchus isolate 240 chromosome 22, calJac240_pri, whole genome shotgun sequence:
- the CEACAM16 gene encoding cell adhesion molecule CEACAM16 isoform X2 → MALTGYSWLLLSATFVNVGAEISITLEPAQPTEGDNITLVVHGLSGELLAYNWYAGPTLSVSYLLASYIVSTGDETPGPVYTGREAVRPDGSLDIQGVLPGHSGTYILQTFNRQFQTEVGYGHVQVYEILAQPTVLANSTALVERRDTLRLTCSSPSPTAEVRWFFNGGALPVALRLGLSPDGRTISRHGIRREEAGTYQCEVWNPVSVSRSKPVNLTVYFGPERVAILQDSTTRTGCTIKVDFNTSLTLWCVSRSCPEPEYVWAFNGQALRNGQDHLNISSMTAAQEGTYTCIVKNTKTLLSGSASVVVKLSAAAVAMMIVPVPTKPMEGQDVTLTVQGYPKDLLVYAWYRGPASEPNRLLSQLPSGTWIAGPAHTGREVGFPNCSLLVQKLNLTDTGRYTLKTVTLQGKTETLDVELQVTLSLPPSHKDQRYLPEPEPGTG, encoded by the exons ATGGCGCTGACTGGGTACAGCTGGCTACTCCTCAGTG CCACATTCGTGAATGTGGGGGCCGAGATCTCTATCACCCTGGAGCCTGCCCAGCCAACCGAAGGGGACAACATCACGCTGGTCGTCCACGGGCTTTCAGGGGAACTGCTCGCCTACAACTGGTACGCGGGGCCCACGCTCAGCGTGTCGTACCTGCTGGCCAGCTACATCGTGAGCACAGGCGATGAGACACCTGGCCCCGTCTACACGGGGCGGGAGGCTGTGCGCCCCGACGGCAGCCTGGACATCCAGGGCGTCCTGCCCGGGCACTCAGGCACCTACATCCTACAGACCTTCAACAGGCAGTTTCAGACCGAGGTGGGCTACGGACACGTGCAGGTCTATG AGATCTTGGCCCAGCCCACAGTCTTGGCCAACAGCACAGCACTGGTGGAGCGTCGAGACACCCTGCGTTTGACGTGCAGCAGCCCTAGCCCCACTGCCGAGGTCCGCTGGTTCTTCAACGGTGGAGCCCTGCCTGTCGCTCTCCGCCTGGGACTGTCCCCCGATGGGAGGACGATAAGCAGGCATGGCATCCGCCGGGAGGAGGCCGGCACCTATCAGTGTGAGGTGTGGAACCCGGTCAGTGTCAGCCGCAGCAAGCCCGTCAACCTGACCGTGTACT TTGGCCCAGAACGTGTGGCCATCCTCCAGGATTCCACCACCCGCACAGGCTGCACCATCAAAGTTGACTTCAACACGTCCCTCACCCTGTGGTGCGTGTCCAGGTCCTGCCCAGAGCCCGAGTATGTGTGGGCCTTCAACGGGCAGGCCCTAAGGAACGGCCAAGACCACCTCAACATCAGCAGCATGACCGCGGCCCAGGAGGGGACGTACACGTGTATTGTGAAGAACACCAAGACCCTGCTCTCCGGATCTGCCTCAGTGGTGGTCAAGCTCTCTG CTGCAGCAGTTGCCATGATGATCGTGCCCGTGCCCACCAAGCCAATGGAGGGCCAGGACGTGACGCTGACCGTGCAGGGCTACCCCAAGGACCTGCTGGTCTACGCCTGGTACCGTGGGCCTGCCTCTGAGCCCAACCGGCTGCTCAGCCAGCTGCCTTCAGGGACCTGGATTGCAGGCCCTGCACACACAGGCCGGGAGGTGGGCTTCCCCAACTGCTCGCTGTTGGTGCAGAAGCTGAACCTCACGGACACTGGCCGCTACACACTCAAGACTGTCACACTGCAGGGCAAGACTGAGACACTGGACGTGGAGCTGCAGGTGACCC TCAGCCTCCCTCCCTCGCACAAGGACCAACGCTACCTTCCTGAACCTGAACCTGGCACAGGCTGA
- the CEACAM16 gene encoding cell adhesion molecule CEACAM16 isoform X1 has protein sequence MALTGYSWLLLSATFVNVGAEISITLEPAQPTEGDNITLVVHGLSGELLAYNWYAGPTLSVSYLLASYIVSTGDETPGPVYTGREAVRPDGSLDIQGVLPGHSGTYILQTFNRQFQTEVGYGHVQVYEILAQPTVLANSTALVERRDTLRLTCSSPSPTAEVRWFFNGGALPVALRLGLSPDGRTISRHGIRREEAGTYQCEVWNPVSVSRSKPVNLTVYFGPERVAILQDSTTRTGCTIKVDFNTSLTLWCVSRSCPEPEYVWAFNGQALRNGQDHLNISSMTAAQEGTYTCIVKNTKTLLSGSASVVVKLSAAAVAMMIVPVPTKPMEGQDVTLTVQGYPKDLLVYAWYRGPASEPNRLLSQLPSGTWIAGPAHTGREVGFPNCSLLVQKLNLTDTGRYTLKTVTLQGKTETLDVELQVTHRELPESGTMSPPSDQELPESRTMSPPSDQELPESGTMSPPSD, from the exons ATGGCGCTGACTGGGTACAGCTGGCTACTCCTCAGTG CCACATTCGTGAATGTGGGGGCCGAGATCTCTATCACCCTGGAGCCTGCCCAGCCAACCGAAGGGGACAACATCACGCTGGTCGTCCACGGGCTTTCAGGGGAACTGCTCGCCTACAACTGGTACGCGGGGCCCACGCTCAGCGTGTCGTACCTGCTGGCCAGCTACATCGTGAGCACAGGCGATGAGACACCTGGCCCCGTCTACACGGGGCGGGAGGCTGTGCGCCCCGACGGCAGCCTGGACATCCAGGGCGTCCTGCCCGGGCACTCAGGCACCTACATCCTACAGACCTTCAACAGGCAGTTTCAGACCGAGGTGGGCTACGGACACGTGCAGGTCTATG AGATCTTGGCCCAGCCCACAGTCTTGGCCAACAGCACAGCACTGGTGGAGCGTCGAGACACCCTGCGTTTGACGTGCAGCAGCCCTAGCCCCACTGCCGAGGTCCGCTGGTTCTTCAACGGTGGAGCCCTGCCTGTCGCTCTCCGCCTGGGACTGTCCCCCGATGGGAGGACGATAAGCAGGCATGGCATCCGCCGGGAGGAGGCCGGCACCTATCAGTGTGAGGTGTGGAACCCGGTCAGTGTCAGCCGCAGCAAGCCCGTCAACCTGACCGTGTACT TTGGCCCAGAACGTGTGGCCATCCTCCAGGATTCCACCACCCGCACAGGCTGCACCATCAAAGTTGACTTCAACACGTCCCTCACCCTGTGGTGCGTGTCCAGGTCCTGCCCAGAGCCCGAGTATGTGTGGGCCTTCAACGGGCAGGCCCTAAGGAACGGCCAAGACCACCTCAACATCAGCAGCATGACCGCGGCCCAGGAGGGGACGTACACGTGTATTGTGAAGAACACCAAGACCCTGCTCTCCGGATCTGCCTCAGTGGTGGTCAAGCTCTCTG CTGCAGCAGTTGCCATGATGATCGTGCCCGTGCCCACCAAGCCAATGGAGGGCCAGGACGTGACGCTGACCGTGCAGGGCTACCCCAAGGACCTGCTGGTCTACGCCTGGTACCGTGGGCCTGCCTCTGAGCCCAACCGGCTGCTCAGCCAGCTGCCTTCAGGGACCTGGATTGCAGGCCCTGCACACACAGGCCGGGAGGTGGGCTTCCCCAACTGCTCGCTGTTGGTGCAGAAGCTGAACCTCACGGACACTGGCCGCTACACACTCAAGACTGTCACACTGCAGGGCAAGACTGAGACACTGGACGTGGAGCTGCAGGTGACCC ACCGGGAGCTCCCAGAATCAGGGACCATGTCTCCTCCATCAGACCAGGAGCTCCCAGAATCAAGGACCATGTCTCCTCCATCAGACCAGGAGCTCCCAGAATCAGGGACCATGTCTCCTCCATCAGACTGA
- the CEACAM16 gene encoding cell adhesion molecule CEACAM16 isoform X3 translates to MALTGYSWLLLSATFVNVGAEISITLEPAQPTEGDNITLVVHGLSGELLAYNWYAGPTLSVSYLLASYIVSTGDETPGPVYTGREAVRPDGSLDIQGVLPGHSGTYILQTFNRQFQTEVGYGHVQVYEILAQPTVLANSTALVERRDTLRLTCSSPSPTAEVRWFFNGGALPVALRLGLSPDGRTISRHGIRREEAGTYQCEVWNPVSVSRSKPVNLTVYFGPERVAILQDSTTRTGCTIKVDFNTSLTLWCVSRSCPEPEYVWAFNGQALRNGQDHLNISSMTAAQEGTYTCIVKNTKTLLSGSASVVVKLSAAAVAMMIVPVPTKPMEGQDVTLTVQGYPKDLLVYAWYRGPASEPNRLLSQLPSGTWIAGPAHTGREVGFPNCSLLVQKLNLTDTGRYTLKTVTLQGKTETLDVELQVTPLG, encoded by the exons ATGGCGCTGACTGGGTACAGCTGGCTACTCCTCAGTG CCACATTCGTGAATGTGGGGGCCGAGATCTCTATCACCCTGGAGCCTGCCCAGCCAACCGAAGGGGACAACATCACGCTGGTCGTCCACGGGCTTTCAGGGGAACTGCTCGCCTACAACTGGTACGCGGGGCCCACGCTCAGCGTGTCGTACCTGCTGGCCAGCTACATCGTGAGCACAGGCGATGAGACACCTGGCCCCGTCTACACGGGGCGGGAGGCTGTGCGCCCCGACGGCAGCCTGGACATCCAGGGCGTCCTGCCCGGGCACTCAGGCACCTACATCCTACAGACCTTCAACAGGCAGTTTCAGACCGAGGTGGGCTACGGACACGTGCAGGTCTATG AGATCTTGGCCCAGCCCACAGTCTTGGCCAACAGCACAGCACTGGTGGAGCGTCGAGACACCCTGCGTTTGACGTGCAGCAGCCCTAGCCCCACTGCCGAGGTCCGCTGGTTCTTCAACGGTGGAGCCCTGCCTGTCGCTCTCCGCCTGGGACTGTCCCCCGATGGGAGGACGATAAGCAGGCATGGCATCCGCCGGGAGGAGGCCGGCACCTATCAGTGTGAGGTGTGGAACCCGGTCAGTGTCAGCCGCAGCAAGCCCGTCAACCTGACCGTGTACT TTGGCCCAGAACGTGTGGCCATCCTCCAGGATTCCACCACCCGCACAGGCTGCACCATCAAAGTTGACTTCAACACGTCCCTCACCCTGTGGTGCGTGTCCAGGTCCTGCCCAGAGCCCGAGTATGTGTGGGCCTTCAACGGGCAGGCCCTAAGGAACGGCCAAGACCACCTCAACATCAGCAGCATGACCGCGGCCCAGGAGGGGACGTACACGTGTATTGTGAAGAACACCAAGACCCTGCTCTCCGGATCTGCCTCAGTGGTGGTCAAGCTCTCTG CTGCAGCAGTTGCCATGATGATCGTGCCCGTGCCCACCAAGCCAATGGAGGGCCAGGACGTGACGCTGACCGTGCAGGGCTACCCCAAGGACCTGCTGGTCTACGCCTGGTACCGTGGGCCTGCCTCTGAGCCCAACCGGCTGCTCAGCCAGCTGCCTTCAGGGACCTGGATTGCAGGCCCTGCACACACAGGCCGGGAGGTGGGCTTCCCCAACTGCTCGCTGTTGGTGCAGAAGCTGAACCTCACGGACACTGGCCGCTACACACTCAAGACTGTCACACTGCAGGGCAAGACTGAGACACTGGACGTGGAGCTGCAGGTGACCC CCCTGGGGTAG